The following are from one region of the Nicotiana tabacum cultivar K326 chromosome 3, ASM71507v2, whole genome shotgun sequence genome:
- the LOC107814600 gene encoding pentatricopeptide repeat-containing protein At3g50420-like codes for MPPLNEASSIAALLLNKCASITSATKARQLHALILTSIPATSKSPYVFNNILSMYARCESIQDSHILFDKMPDRNIVSFNALISAYSRKPHLAHLAFRLFAELQSENLRPNGLTFTSLLHACSGLKNQVLGSVLHSQCIKFGFLYDVCAQTSILGMYSSCGFLDCAEKVFCSMQDKDSVAWNTIFFGYLENGRTMEGLQLFDSMLTARVNPTNFTYTTLLSACSRLRDGLAGEATHVKVIVSGIAPDLPLYNALLDMYSSCGDNEAALKVFGKIKKPDLVSWNSMISGYANNGDGEMAMTMFVQFRQSSLFTPDEYTFAAAISATRAYPAADYGKPLHGQVEKVGLGQSVYIASTLISMYFYYGEVESAQRIFISILEKDVVLWTEMIAGHCRNGNAESSIRFFHGMLQEDHKVDEFTLSSALSVCAEAACMKQGELIHSLAIKTGYIAEMTVCGSLVDMYAKIGNLAAAELTFSCVTTPNLKCWNSILGGYGYHGKAEDAFKVFNDILQHGLKPDPVTFISLLAACSHCGLVNQGIFFWNYMKGIGLEPSLKHYSCMITLLSRAGFLEEAENVIMESPFGDECLQLWKILLSSCVSKRNQSIGIRVAKQVLRMDAEDSASNVLLSNFFASTGRWGGVSDIRRKIRELMLEKDPGLSWLELINDIHVFSCSDHSHPQYDEIRAELSRLQGNLTQSEATDQFMLDAVAV; via the coding sequence ATGCCACCATTGAATGAGGCCTCTTCTATTGCAGCACTTCTCCTCAATAAGTGCGCCTCTATAACATCAGCAACCAAAGCACGCCAGCTCCATGCCCTCATCCTCACTTCTATACCCGCCACCTCGAAATCTCCTTATGTCTTCAACAACATTCTTTCTATGTATGCGCGATGTGAGTCCATCCAAGACTCACATATCCTGTTCGACAAAATGCCTGACAGAAACATCGTCTCTTTCAACGCCCTCATTTCTGCCTATTCTCGAAAACCCCATCTTGCCCATTTGGCTTTCCGTCTATTTGCTGAATTGCAAAGTGAGAACCTAAGGCCAAATGGGTTAACTTTTACGAGCCTTTTACATGCATGTTCAGGCCTCAAGAATCAGGTACTAGGTTCTGTGCTTCATTCCCAATGTATAAAgtttggatttttgtatgatgtgTGTGCTCAAACCTCTATACTTGGGATGTACTCAAGTTGTGGCTTCCTGGATTGTGCAGAGAAAGTTTTTTGCTCCATGCAAGATAAAGATTCTGTGGCTTGGAATACCATATTTTTTGGATATTTGGAAAATGGTAGGACCATGGAAGGCCTTCAGCTATTTGACAGCATGTTGACTGCTCGAGTTAATCCGACAAATTTCACTTATACAACGCTGTTGAGTGCTTGTAGCAGGTTGAGAGATGGTCTTGCAGGGGAAGCAACTCATGTTAAAGTAATTGTTTCCGGGATTGCACCAGATTTGCCCTTGTACAATGCGCTGCTCGACATGTATTCTAGTTGTGGTGATAATGAAGCAGCTTTGAAAGTCTTCGGAAAAATAAAGAAACCAGATCTGGTATCTTGGAATTCAATGATTTCTGGATATGCAAACAATGGAGATGGAGAGATGGCAATGACTATGTTTGTCCAATTTCGACAATCATCCCTTTTCACACCTGACGAGTATACATTTGCAGCTGCAATTTCTGCTACAAGAGCATATCCAGCAGCTGATTATGGGAAACCACTCCACGGCCAAGTTGAGAAGGTGGGGCTCGGTCAAAGTGTATACATTGCAAGCACACTGATATCGATGTACTTTTACTATGGGGAAGTTGAGTCTGCTCAAAGAATTTTCATTAGCATCCTGGAGAAGGATGTTGTCCTATGGACTGAGATGATTGCTGGACATTGTAGGAATGGTAATGCTGAGAGCTCTATTAGGTTTTTCCATGGAATGTTACAGGAAGACCACAAGGTTGATGAATTTACTCTTAGCAGTGCCTTAAGCGTGTGTGCTGAAGCGGCATGTATGAAGCAGGGTGAACTGATTCATTCCCTGGCTATCAAAACAGGTTATATAGCTGAGATGACCGTTTGTGGGAGTTTGGTTGATATGTATGCTAAAATAGGAAACCTTGCAGCTGCAGAGCTTACGTTTTCCTGTGTAACCACGCCTAATCTAAAATGCTGGAACTCAATTCTCGGAGGATATGGTTACCATGGGAAGGCAGAGGATGCGTTTAAGGTGTTCAATGATATTTTACAACATGGCCTAAAACCAGATCCTGTAACATTTATCTCTCTGCTTGCGGCCTGTAGCCACTGTGGATTGGTCAACCAGGGTATATTCTTCTGGAATTACATGAAAGGTATTGGTTTAGAACCAAGCCTTAAGCATTATTCTTGCATGATCACTTTGTTGAGTCGAGCTGGATTTCTAGAGGAGGCTGAGAATGTTATAATGGAATCACCTTTTGGTGATGAATGCCTTCAACTATGGAAAATTTTACTGAGTTCTTGCGTAAGTAAAAGAAATCAGAGCATAGGTATACGTGTCGCAAAGCAGGTTTTGAGGATGGATGCAGAAGACAGTGCATCAAATGTATTGCTGTCAAACTTTTTTGCTTCAACTGGTAGGTGGGGTGGTGTTTCAGATATCAGGAGAAAGATAAGGGAATTGATGTTGGAAAAAGATCCTGGTCTGAGCTGGTTAGAGCTTATAAACGATatccatgtgttctcttgtagtGATCATTCACATCCACAGTATGATGAAATAAGAGCTGAGTTGTCTAGATTGCAAGGAAACTTAACACAGTCAGAAGCAACAGATCAATTCATGCTAGATGCAGTGGCCGTGTAA